In Festucalex cinctus isolate MCC-2025b chromosome 9, RoL_Fcin_1.0, whole genome shotgun sequence, the DNA window TGTTTAAGTGACtatccattgcttcaagcaggggtggcaagatccggtcctcgagggccgcagtcctgcaggttttggatatttcccttcttcaacacagctgattcatgatcagctcatcagcaagctctgcataagactgataatgatcctattaattggaatcagctgcactttgaGTAGGGAAActtctaaaacctgcaggactctggtccttgaggactgcagtttgccacccctagTTTAAAGCATTATAACTCCACAACATAGATTTGTTAGCAATTTAGCCAATCTAACACAATCTACCTCATCCTAACACGTGTACAGGGATGtactgacacaaaaaaaatctgccctGGCGTTTTGACTTAGGCCCGCTGGCCCGACCTGGCCCATGTAGTTCTGCTGCTGacgtttattgatgatgtttcagtttgctatctatattTGAAATAGATGAATTGATTGGTCCCTCTAAACTATGGGCCAATGtatgacaataataattaaaacacactgcatcggccccaaaagaggTCAGCCCACCGGGCGTCTGCCCTGCAtcccagatggccagtccagccctgcctaTGTATAAAACATATCTCACATTTGGCACAAAACTCTTGCAACCGAAGAATACCACCTCACAGGTCTTTTATAATAACTGGTAAACCAACAGATATGCACAGCTGTGGTGAAGTCAGGTGCTCATTGGTCTCCCACAAGACCTCATTAGCTTTCCACTGATGCTAACCATTTGCagatgaaaatttaaaaaaatgttactccGCCTTCTCTTGTTATATAAAACTGAATCAGTTCAGTATCATTACTCACAGCAGTAGCTTTCACTACGTTGCGAAAATATATACACTAATATgccacatctaaaaaaaaaagtgacacacTCACTGAGCAGTGTGCAGATGCCCATCACAGTCTGGAAGACGGGATTGGAGAAACAGGCAGTGAGCCTCAGGGTGACGCCGTTGGGCAGGCCCAGCCTTAAGGGCTTATGCTGGGGCATGAAGAGCAAACGGGCGTCGGCGTGAATGCCATATTTCTCCAGAGTCCAGGATGTCCGCAGAAGCCAGCACTGCTTCTGCTCCCACCACAGCGCATGGTCCGACCAGTCACGCTGGATCGCTGCAGGACATATGCACACACAGTTGGTCAATacattaatattttgatattttcaatgCACAGATTTGGTATATTATTAGATGATGAATCAGTATGCGTATGTGGAGTATTCTAGGTGTCCATTCAGTGTATCAACAGTAGTCTGCATGCTTCTGAGACAAAGAGACAGTGACTCACGTGTCTTCTCCACAAGCTTGAGGATGACGCCTCCCACGTGGAGCTCAGAGGTCACGCTGAGGCTGACAGGTGAAGCGTCAGGCCCCAGGTCCTCCACTGTGATGGACAGGTCCCACACCGCCATGCTGGATGGCAGAAAGGTCAATTGAAAGGGACATTTTGGGGTTATATCATGTGGCATAGAATAAATGTGgcgcaatgcattttttttttaatgttatattaatacAACGACGATTCAGCTCATGACGTTTAAGTGCACTTTTCAAGCACAGTCTCACATGTTAGACACACTTGATGGGTGAGCCTGTCCAATGTGACAAACACTTCCTGCTTTTAATCGCCAGGGAAACACacttccgctttttttttttttagttaccaAGGGCGAAACGTTCATCCAATGCCAATAAGGTAATCTAACTGTGAATACATGAAGACAAATGTAAATACATGTGTGGATTgaagagttttttgtttgtttgttttttgtctcaaGACTCAAGATGCTAAAAGACTGATATTGTTGATAACATGATTCACATGCAAGCAGTAGATGACACATCTAAGTCTATTTTTGGAAGACGAAAATGTATCTATGTTGAtcttttttggaataaaaattaaatctgaAAGAATTGTGACATTTGACCCTCCTTAAATGggtaccccccaaaaaaacaaaaaaacaaaaacaaaaaaaaacgtgcaaaacAATACATACACCATAGCTTTTAATTACTCAATGACAAGGTCTATCCTGCACACACATGCAAATTTATACAATACCGTCAGTCTCCCCTGTTCAATCTTTTAAGAAATGGATATCCGAGAAGCTAGCGCCTCAGTCAGATCAGTGAAGAAATCCGAAAGTGTCATGTAAAATTGTACTAGAGCAATTTCTCCTCTCACTGGCTGGATGGGCTGTGGTCTGTAACTGTGCCTCTGTtgcttgttccttttttttttcttctcatttcgtTTTGTCAGTTTCCGTCTGGCGGAAATGTACAAGAGGTAGGCCTCCATCTTATGATTGACAGGCTGGTGGTACATAGTTTGCAATGTGGTCTGCTGATGATATGCTGCATAGGTGGGGTACAATATATTATCACACTTAAGTTCATCAATTCTATTAAACAAGCACACAAGGATAAATACAGTTATGTGATATTACATTAAAGGATTAAAATGTAAGGACGAGAGAATGACGAGTGTTGGTggaaattaacatttttaaagtaaGACTAATTGCGCTAAAACAACcacacatttaaataaacagTATTCTCCTAATGATGTTTAACAATATTaggcaaaaataaacaattatatGAGGGAGCCAATTTCCACTTATGCAGACgcacatttttactttatttttacatCGTTTATGAACTGGCCCatatgtcaaataaataaataaataaataaataaataaataaataattccagGGGTGGGGCAAAAGTTTTCCCATCCGAGTTAAACACAAACGTGttttaaattgttatttttgtgttgtgtgttgGCAACTCATGTGCGGTCAAATTTCCTACAGTCCTTAAACGGATCACCAGTTTATAATAGTTGGCCGCTTCGATTCAGAGTTTTATTCATTAGGATCTATAGTTCGAATTGTAAGAAAATGAACACCTTTTACATAAAACTGCCAAATTGATGTGTTATTAATCGGTACAATATGATCTCTGGCGCGACATTTTCTCTAAAATCCTTTGCTTAAAATGTATTCTCCTCCCCCTATAAGTGTATTGGTATGTTCCgcagaaccaaaacaaaaatggcacaTGAGATGTAGATGGAGGCTAGCGAAAGCGAAACCAGACGTCTGCATTTGTAGTTGACACTAACGTAACCTTTGTGGAGCTTAAGTAAAACTTCCCATTACCTAGTAAGATGGCGATACAAATATTAAGCCTACTTTCACGTATCAGAGCCCCGCTACTGTCCACTGGTGGGCCTGTGTCCCGGGTAATCGCCGCCGGTGTCAGGTTCAAGCATATTATTTTAACTCCTGGAAGTGTCCAGCTGGGACCGAAGCCAGCGACAAGTCCCGTCCGCGGCCATATTAACACCGCGAACTTTACAACTACCTCAGCAGCCCGCTGGAGGTCCACCCAGGGGAATTGTTTCTCCTCGCCGCCAGGGAAGCGAGTTAGGTCGGGCACTGTTGTCATTGGCACCTGCGCGCTGACAGCTTCTCTCTACACTGGGGCGATGGCAGCCATGAAAGTTGACCTGAACTCCACTGGGCGTGACTGGAAGGAGATCAAGGGTGAGGTTGACTGAAGCACTTTGTTTTACTGCTCTTGACCGGTatataaaaagtcaaacttttctAACTGGAAaatcttggggggaaaaaaaaaaaaaaaaaaaagacttccagAGTCAGATTGTgtagcagtggtgtccaaacttggtcctcgagggccagagtcctgcaggttttggataatCCCCTGCTCCAACACGCCTGTTTCCAGTgaacaggattgttatcaggcaaaTGCACAGCTTGTtgatgagcttcaggtgtgtttgagaagggaaacatccaaaacgtgCAGCACTTTGAGCCGAGTTTGTACACCAAgttatgtttgttgttgtttgttgcagaacacattttttttaaaagaaaaaacaaaaaacattttctcttcAGAGTCATGCCTTAAATATGGGGGTAGATAGAACATTTCCTAGTGAAacctattttaatttatttttttccccataaattgaGTTAAATTTGTATCTTTTCTATTTTGTGGCTCAGAATTCCTGCTGTCTCAGCCTATGGAGGTCAGGCGCAAATACTACAGGACTGACTCTGTACGGCTGGGCGACATCCCACCTTGGACTCATGCTGGAGGTCTGACAACCAACACTACATTGCCTTTCATGACATTTATTGCAATATTATTGGTGTAATTTACCAGTTACATACTTGGTCCTTTCTATCTCCATATCAGGTTGTCCTGAAGTAACTCACTATCCCAGAAATGAAAAGCTTGACGGGAAAATTTCGGTTTACAGTGGCAACATCACAGTGCTGGAGGTAGATGCCATTGTCAACGCAGGTATGTGGGACTGTAAATGTTGCTTTTAGCTAAATGAATCTGGATAAAGATGGTGAGAGTGAAGATAATTAATCAGTGATTCTGAACCATTGTGCAGCAGCTAATGTGGGAGAGGTAGTGGAAATGAACCATTTCCACTCAAAGtccattcaaaataaatgacttctAAATTTAATATACAGCAGAGCAAAGTGTTGTTAAAAATCCAGCCAAGTTTGGatggttaaaaaaatgctacatatatatatatatataaaattaggcTTTAAAATAATCAGGATCAGATTTATTGACAAAGTATgtaaaaacatataaagaatTTGTCTTCACAGTCACAACCCGCCCGAGAAACACGAAAAAATAACAGTCACCAACAGAGGGAGAGGGAATAGGAAGCCTTGTGGTTCGCTAATTAGTGTCCCGAGTTTCTTAGCTGGGAAAAAAGAACATGAGGAACGAGGgagagccccccccccaaaaaaaacaaggcccaATCTGCATCCCTTTTAAGGTGATTGCAGTATGGACGCTATTTCAAATGCGGTGGGTGTGTCTGCCTCATGCTGCTTTATCGAGCAACTTATGCCTACATATTCCAACATATTTGAGCTGCCAAACTATGTCCACTTGAAGCCTCTGGTGGCCGGAATATAAAGTATCCCATCAAGTTGTTATggggctttttgtgttttgacAAGAAGTTAGTCACCAGCTAGCTGGCGAGCTAACAGGGCATAACTCGTCTTAGCCAGCGGACGGGCGGTGGGCTGGTCTAGGGCGTCGCCTCCTCTCTTGGGAATTTAAATGACGACGCTGAGCTGTTTTGTAAATTGAGGCATCCATGGAAGATGCATATTTAGCATGTAtagttagcttgctagctagctagctaacgacACACTGTGTTAGTAGAAATTAAATAGCGGTTGAGGGGCGATTCCTGCTGGATAGTGGGTGCctttttatcagaaaaactgAGATGGTGGAAAACAGTTTAATACTATGATTACTACATCATTCGcagtgattttatttaattccaaaataattatttatttaccacAAATAATGTTTCTTCAATCACCTCTTTATGCCTATAATGTATCATGACAACTAGATGGCGGAGGGTCAATTTACCTGTGTATATGTTGCAAATTCACGCAAAAGAACAGACCCAAAATATAaagaaagtacatttttgtgacatttttgtctgGTGGAAtgcagtgtgattttttttctcatgtaaaaTATACCTTGTTGTAAAAGACTTCCTTAAAGTAACCATTAGATGGCGGTGATAGCCCACTCATGAGCCATTCACCTTCCCCACAAGGCTGTGCATTTGGGAGAAATGTAATCTGCGTCTTGGCACAGGAGTGTGTCAAGGGAGGGAAAAGGCGGGCCAGCATGCCTAAATGATGCTTGATGATGAGACTGTAGCAGAAAATGATAGATCTCCATTTGGCAGCTGACTGTCAGCAGGTGCCAACATCCGAGTGAGTGTGTGGCTCATTCGCTCTCATTTGCGGCATCACTGCTGTGTGTGTAGGCAAACATTAAAAGTGCACACAAACAGAGGGGATTATGTGCTTGTATACAGAATGTGATGGTAATTTGTGTCCGTGGTGACAACTTTTGCGTGTTGCACACGTTTTACAAGAGCTTTTATGGCGTGGCAAATGGCAGGAGCACCAGTAAAGGAAAGTGTCATTTAAATGAGAGGATGGGGTGAGGTGAAGTGGGAAgggggtgtaaaaaaacaaaaacaaagagagaAAACATGTCTGTCAGACACACAACGCAGACAAAAAGAAATTTGGGAGACTGGAAGAGGGAAGAGAATAACATAAAAGTGATGCAAATCACCGACggcatcaccatggcaacaggcAGGTACAGGGCGCCCTCAGAAGGTTTTTTGGGCTGCGCCGTCCCGCCATCCTTTCTTCTGTCTGACTGATTTGCTGTCCCGCCGACATCCTCCGCGCTCCTTTGTTGACTAAGAGGCCGACCTTTTCACGTGCTGACTAACTGATTGACTCAGAAGCTTTGAGCGAGGTCACTTCGACGCGTGACGTTCAAACGAGACAGCGGGCAGACAGTTAAGGACAAGAGAGCAATTATGAAAAAGGGTGAgttgtttcaaaaaaataaacagaagcAAACTTATTCTCTCGTGGCAGAGCTGGCGGGCGAGCGGGAGCGTGGGGAAGCAGTTAAACTAGCGGTTGACATGCGGCTCGGACTGTAGCGGTTTTTGTGGctgcatcacatagcctaaggCAGGCAGCAAACATTCACTTGAAGCCAACTGTGGCCAATTATACGCCATACTAGCTGACTGGTAGACCAATATAAGGTGAGGTGAGTTCTTCATGGCCCGAGGACACGCAGAAATACTCCCAAATGTGTACAATATTACACACCAGTGGTGACTATGCATTAAATGAAGGCAGGACTCTTGCcctaataaatattttatatttaatatagagAAGTGATTCAaattaatgtgtatatataaacCTGTCTAACAATCCTCATAGTGCTGGGAGTGTTTTCCTGAGTGTGTCCGTGACTCTCTCCTTGGTTTTCCGTGGCTCGACTACCGCATTTCCGTTGGCAGAAATGTCCACCAGAGGGTACGACGAGGTACCGTTTAGGGCTGAAAAATTAATAGAATTCAAATCGAcatcaaaatgtaaaatgtaattttcaaattgcaaaggcTACTGTTTTGGGGTTCATTTTGCTcagtttttgtatttatatctaaattttatttatttatgtactgcCTAGATATGTTGAGtgataactcattcactggcagccattttcactgaagcaaccaccttcgctcccggctgttttgctggattttgactgattttgcaaggcccacagaatattgtgttctagtgctataaaaacatgaaaccttccaaaagaaagattagagtctcttctttcatcaggaaaaaaagtatgtttgtatctgtttccgttttgcagcaattagcattagaatatagttaagtttcaccaatattcacattccaggtgtaaacactgtcaaaaagagcttgttgcaacatggctctgactgatctcttatactctgcttccacctgctggccattttttgtaataactaccattgctttaagccacttcttcatgtcagaagctgcattcaagccttctgtatgctcttgcgtaaaaaaaaaccctaaaacgtataaatacgtttttgggagtaaaggacaaagtattaataaAACATGTGCacctttttgggtttgaatgagaaaTACAGCGCACATTTCTACTTTTCAGTTCAAGGAAACATGAAAAGTTGAAGTTTTATAgccacagatttgtttgcattattgcTGTTATATTTATGTCACACTTAtttggtagaattttgtgaagttgtcaCAGCGATTGCATAAAAGATTGGAAGTCAAAGTGTTTCTTAAGATAATTCCAACTGAAATAGATACCTAAATTGCTTTCATATTCATTCATAGttaatttgcttttattttagtgTAATTCTAGCTTACTTAGGACTCATTTACAGCAAAACCCCCAAATATTCCTGAAATACATGAGGTGTGAAGCTATGATGTTTAAACAGTGTGAGAGAAAGTATAAATGAACAATACAAATTTCCAGCTACAATAATAGCACTATTTCTCGTCAAAACGTCGTGGTGAATAAtgataattcaattttaataacaagtttcttccactttttactctgtgtcaaggtccaatttatGATAATCAGATTATTGATCCTTAAATAAGTGTTTTAGAAATGGTCCTGTTCTGGTTCCGAATATATAGATGGGATTCTGCTGCTGTTCAGTGCAGGGCAGGATCTAGTCTCGTAGGATTCAGGGCCCTTGGACACCCCAAGATCTTGAAAATTTTTATCTCCTTTAACAGAAAGCTGTTAAAAAGCAATCTGTCAAATTAACtagaaaatataaacaatatcaAATTGCTTTCTTGATTGATTTTTAATTAAAGTCAACAAATGTTAAAGTGGACCttgcatccttccattttttGATATGCAGCCCTCAAATGCGAAAGTCTGGACACCCGTAGCTTAAAGAATGTGACTGGAATATGCTGTACCAATATTTTTATTGGTCGGTGGGGCAGTTATCTTTTTGCCCTATGAATTCTGCCTAGTAACAAGTGAAAACAATCTTAGCCAACGAATCAAAATATAACATTTGATCAAAAGGAtcatttttggttttttttctacctGAGTAACGTAACAAAGTAACAAagattatttttgcatttaaaacTTCACTGCAGCATTCTTGCCAATGATTGCGCATTTACGACGTTTGTCAGCACGCCCTGATTGATCAGGTAAGTGGGAGGCATCGCAGGAAAGTGGGCGGGCGCTGCACGTCGTTTGCGTCACTCTCAATAAAGATTGGATTTACAGTCATTCCCCCGCTCCGCCTCCTGGCCCGCCTCTTCCCTCCCTTGCCTCTACACTTTAACTGCCCCTGGCTTCTGCCCACGCCtataaaacattacaaacataAAAACCCACAAGCACTTAAGAGCTGTGGAGGTGGGGAAGGGGGAGGTACGATGCGAAGTGGGAGGAGACGCTAGGCCAAAACATCCTCCTCTTTACACCCCTCAATCACTTGGTCCGGGGGAAGGAAGGCGAGATGGAGGGGAGGATATATTGTCTCTGATGGGCTCGCTGATTAAGATGGATTGCACAGTGAAACGTCGATGAAGTGATGACTTCTCAGGGATTGTATacgtgaatgtgtgtgtgcgtagggGGCCACAACAGTTAAAAACCTTCTTGTATTTTAAATGGATTAATGCCCTGCTATATTTTTAATTCACAAAGTTTGATTCCTTAATTGCACTCTAGCACTTACTCCTCCCAGTTCCCAGTGCAGTATTtaatgtatatttgtgtttgatGTTAAATGCACCATTTGCATAAGATTAAACTTTAATAACGGGGAAAAGATTTAAAAACTGAACTCGCTTGCTCTGCTCTCTATTTTTCTATAAAGCCCTTTTTGCAGCCGCAATCTCAGCGCGTGTGACTAAATGCTACGGCGACGTCTGATAAATCTTTCAGGCCGGActattaaaatgggaaaaatctGTCTCTAAAATTAAGCCCTGCGCCATCAAGCGATAAAGAATATATCTTTAGAGCCGCTGCAGTGCTTCACCGTCATCATTGAAGTCACAATATATGCCGCTGGCACGCTAAGGCTAAACATAAGTGATTACGCACGTTCACGTCCGCCTTCATGCGCATTTGCCGAGTGTGCGATCCCGTTGCGCATGACTGTATTGTGTGTCGTGCGCAGGTACCatgttgcatgtgtgtgtttgtgtgagataTGCCCCCTCTAGCTTTTCTCTGCAGGTAGCAGATAAAGCCGTTGGCCGCTGCTGGAAACCCATTCAAGCTGGCAACAGCTGAGAGATACAAGATTAGGCtcggtgttttttttatttttttttattttttatatctccTGGGCCGCAGGTGCCAGACAGGATGAGAGCGACCGCGACTGGCGGTGTGTGCGCGCGCTTGCACTCGACGTCCTCGCTGATAAGAAGTCGAGAAAGCGAGCGCAGATGGGAGCAT includes these proteins:
- the macrod1 gene encoding ADP-ribose glycohydrolase MACROD1 isoform X3, with amino-acid sequence MAIQILSLLSRIRAPLLSTGGPVSRVIAAGVRFKHIILTPGSVQLGPKPATSPVRGHINTANFTTTSAARWRSTQGNCFSSPPGKRVRSGTVVIGTCALTASLYTGAMAAMKVDLNSTGRDWKEIKEFLLSQPMEVRRKYYRTDSVRLGDIPPWTHAGGCPEVTHYPRNEKLDGKISVYSGNITVLEVDAIVNAANQTLLGGGGVDGAIHRAAGPLLKKECASLNGCQTGQAKVTCGYGLPAKCGEERVMAPGPPSRTDHQAHQAENVYQPKMSNIYACTEKHKTV
- the macrod1 gene encoding ADP-ribose glycohydrolase MACROD1 isoform X2 produces the protein MAIQILSLLSRIRAPLLSTGGPVSRVIAAGVRFKHIILTPGSVQLGPKPATSPVRGHINTANFTTTSAARWRSTQGNCFSSPPGKRVRSGTVVIGTCALTASLYTGAMAAMKVDLNSTGRDWKEIKEFLLSQPMEVRRKYYRTDSVRLGDIPPWTHAGGCPEVTHYPRNEKLDGKISVYSGNITVLEVDAIVNAANQTLLGGGGDVIHTVGPIAQGGVGEAEKSALSLCYNNSLRKATENNARSVAFPCISTGVYGYPPEQAVHEALATVREYLEEHHDKLDRVIFCVFLPKDQQLYLQNLPLYFPVEPTETPLMSKL
- the macrod1 gene encoding ADP-ribose glycohydrolase MACROD1 isoform X1; translation: MAIQILSLLSRIRAPLLSTGGPVSRVIAAGVRFKHIILTPGSVQLGPKPATSPVRGHINTANFTTTSAARWRSTQGNCFSSPPGKRVRSGTVVIGTCALTASLYTGAMAAMKVDLNSTGRDWKEIKEFLLSQPMEVRRKYYRTDSVRLGDIPPWTHAGGCPEVTHYPRNEKLDGKISVYSGNITVLEVDAIVNAANQTLLGGGGVDGAIHRAAGPLLKKECASLNGCQTGQAKVTCGYGLPAKYVIHTVGPIAQGGVGEAEKSALSLCYNNSLRKATENNARSVAFPCISTGVYGYPPEQAVHEALATVREYLEEHHDKLDRVIFCVFLPKDQQLYLQNLPLYFPVEPTETPLMSKL